atgtcaccgtctatttctccatggaggagtgggagtatataggaggACATCGaaatctgtacaaggacatcgtgatggaggaccaccagcaaAGTGCATCAGCAGGTAAGAAAATTGTGTTTAAATCCCCCAAGATTTTGAACTACTCCTTTCCATCTACTTCGCTGGCCTTTTGAAGCTTATGAAGTCCagggctttcagtaccatctttaCACTGATGATACTCAAATCTTCTCTGGCTTGGTTGCTACCTCTCATCTCCAGAACTGGAGAGTGCCTATCCTCTTTCTCTTCCCTATTGTTAAGCCGTTTTCTCCATGTTGAGTTTTATCTTTGTTCCCCTCACTCATCACCCCCACCAGACCTATGAATCTCCATACTTCGATGGCTCCATACTTTCACCAGTCTCAAAAGTCCAGTGTCTTGGGTATAACATTCAATTTTGGCCTTCAACATCTCCTGCCACCTCAACTCAAAAATATCTCTTAGCTATAATGTTTCCTCAACTACAAGTTACCAAAAAACGCTAGTAGTGCCCTCATTTCCCGTTTAGGCTATTGTAGCATCCCTCTCTATGGTCTCCTATTCAGCCCTCTTGTGCCACTTCAATCAATCCTTAGCTGTACTGACCGACTAATCTGCTTCTCTGCCCTGCCAAGCCCTTTACAGGCTGTCCATTGTCTGGAGAATCCAATTCGAGATATTATCGATGACCTACATAACGGTCCAcagcctgtcccctccatacatgtgATGTAATCTCCTAAATACAACctatcccctccatacatctgacTCAGTAGAGCCTCCCCCAGGCCCTTCATGTTTTCCTGAGACCACCTGGGTGTTCCAGATGTTTGTGGGaaatattctatagacagttgAGATTAAAGTAGAAGTTTTTAGCACATATCCATAATGCTGGTGGAAGAACAACACGgcaccaaaacctcatccaactGTAGATCCTGGtggagggcatcatggtttgaaGCTTTGTGCTCctcagggcctggacagcttGTGATAATTAAAGGAACAATAAATTCTAAGGTGGATCAGAACATCTTATAGGAGGAGGCAAGGGCGGCCATCCAGAACttcaagctgaagagacattggctggtgcaacaagacaatgacccaaaacacacaAAGAATTAACTAAAAAATGGCAGAGAAAAAGACTTGTGTTTtcgaatggccaagtcagagtcctgacttTAACTCTATGAGGATGTTGTGACATGACCTGCAGAGGGCTGTGcatacaaggcatcccagaaatactgatgaaccaaaaaacatttgcagggaggaaagGTTCAGCCTTGTGCAAAtcatatttgcagctacaggGAACATTTGGTGGATGTTAtttctacaggttattaaataaaAAGGATTCTGTCATAAtccttatctattcctccccatgagtcttcttaccgcatcttcttgccgatcttctcctggctcctgcagttcccctggctcctgcagttcccCGGGTCATGTCgcctccagccggccagatcctcttcttcctgtgacgaagcgtaTATTCACAGGAAGTCTCccccctgcaggtcagtgtatgctACGCCACTAGTGACGTGACGTTCACAGTCTAGTAGCTGCCTCACGACAATAGCATGTGAACACTTGTGGCGAGACAGCGTGCATGGCTGTAGGGAAAGCAGATTTACTGAGCGTTTgcaagtgttgagtgaaccaaaaacTGTGTAACCCTGACTCAGGTTGAACTTTGACAAAAGTTCTGTTTGACATGAATCTTGGGCAGTTCGTCTCTACCGATCCCACTACAATGGCTTGCTCTTCGTCATCCGTCCTTTTCTCTTTGTCTTAATTAACTTTGCTTTAAAGACCACTCCAAAGTACTTGGATACACTCCTCGTTGATTTAAGAGTGTTATACCggccttttatggctcttagtcaGTGCTATAAATTAGTATTGGGTATGTTGGGGAAGGTCCAGTTCAGACTGAACTGAACTGTTGGTCAAGATTCAGTGAACCCGCCGAGCCGAACTTTTGAAAAGATTGATCATCACTAATGGTCACCCTAAAGGAAGTGATGTCTGCACTGGGACTTGGGATCCAATTAATTCCAGCAGTGAGGGCCCAGAAGAGCCCTCCAGATCCTAAGAATCTGGGATGAAGCCCTTTTCTTGCTAGACCTTGCCCTATCCCTTATTCTCTTGGGTTGTAGCTTTCCTAGATTGGTGGACTGATTCTCTCAAACTGTTTGAGATTCCCTTTGCCCATGGCTCCTCTGCTTTCTTCATAGTGGCTACCACAGATACAGGCCCATGAGGCTGGGCAGCTCACTTGGCGTCTTTCCCACCTCGGGCGTGATGGGATACGGCCCCAAAGAAGGAGTCTTAATAGCAAGGGACTTGTGGAATTTTCTCTTGTTGATTCATCAACCGTTGCCTGTCGACTGACAAGGAGAGACCGGCTTCTGGGACTGGTGGAGACTTACATTCTTTGATGCCTAGACAAGTCTAACATTTAACTGGAATTTCTGTAGCCGATTTATAAGGTCTCTAAACCCAGAGGTGGTCGTCTCTGTCaccagatgaagaagagaagcgtCATGGCTACCCAGGCTGATGGGTAAGATAAGGAAGGAATAAGTCAAGGTCCTTCTAATGAGGTTTTATTGTTGGTCCCAGAGGCTCTTCCTGGTCTGATATAGCAGTGTCTCTGTCAGACTTTTGTTTCTACCGAGCACTGAGGACCTGCTATCCCCGAGCACTGAGGACCTGCTATCCCTGGGCCCTTAAGGACCTGCTATCCCCGAGCACTGAGGACCTGCTATCCCCGAGCACTGAGGACCTGCTATCCCCGAGCACTGAGGACCTGCTATCCCTGGGCCCTTAAGTCATCTCTGAATTCGGCCGTTTTCAACTACATTCACCTCTTCAGGTTGCATAGGCAATTGAATACTATAAGATAGCCGTTGCTCCAGCCTTGCCAATTCACTCTCTGCAGGGCACTTCAGGTTGGAGCCCTACAAGGCACTGCGTACGTGGCTGAGGTGGCAGGCACCACAACATTACTTTTTAGGCCCTAAGAAACATAGAATCAATGGTGCTGATAGAAGTGtctaatacacatatatacaggagCTCATGTATTCCGTCACTGTGTGTCTCCACAGATGGAGCCGGTAGGAGAAATCCCCCGGAGAGACGACCCTGTCTGTATCCACAGGACTGTCCAGAGGAAGACCCCGATGTCCcggagaaccagcaggtagatgacAGGGAGGCCTAGACCAAATCTACACTGGTGCCTTTTATTCGAATCCCCAACCGTCTCACGATTGGTGCTTCCCtgtggaaattctccccgtgaccccggagtgcggcataaaatcacgtgacaagttttccacggATCAGTTTcgatgtgaatccacattagatgggaaaatccagcgatcggagcgacttccaatgaggccggtcatcggtgctagactagccggggtctcactgccaaccatggGGGGGTTTCTGTGTAacgatgtggagagtataccgatcGATGTCCTCACCGAGTGGGATCTATGCCATgacgaattgctgcggttctgaaggacaAAGGAGGTtcagtgtgctactagatggggtctctaatccAGTGGCCATTCGGGGTATATGGCGCTCATTGGTCTTACATCTCTAGATGTTCTCCTAGATCGTAGGGTGCTTAGACACAGGATGCCGACCGGTCATGCCAGTGATTAGCGTTCCTGTGCTTGTACACAGGGATGATCATCACTAGTGAATAGATCGGGGATCATTCTGGCCACCTGTCTCCACCGTAAGCAGGCAGCTGATCATAGGTccacgactgctgtttacacggccgatcgtTCGGTTTTCTGCATGAAGATACTGACCAGTTTCTCGTTTCTTGTTAAGTCGGTGCATGTATTTACACTAAGTGATTATCGGCCCGTATGAAAGCCCCTTTTGCGGTCTGTTTATGGTGATTTTTAGAGTCTCCGCCCTCCGCTGTGTTGTACTGAATTATTACATATGATGAATCAGGGGGAAGATCTGACCGATATTAAAGCGGAGGTAGAAGGAAAGAGGATGACGAGTGATCAACTGCATGTGAGTGAAGTGGAGGAGAGTCCAATAGATGTTACCGCAGGTATGTAATAATTTAAATAGTTCATTCAGAGGTTTTTGCAGGGTTTTTACATGGCTGCTCTGGAAATCACAGGCTCCAACGGTGATGCTGCCGCGATTAATAGAACAGTCGTTACTACATGCTGACTCTGCAACTTTTGAAGAGTCCTGGTGGGGTGATACGATGCCATCCCCCTACCCATTCGCCCCCACAGGTAATCTCCACACACCCCTTGGGTCGCTCGACTTAAGGAAACCCCTCCCGACCTCCTTCAGACATTTCATATTCTCCATCGATACAAGGACCccgctccgaggttcattccattcttgagggtatcaaacatgggcataaatatATACTCCCAATCTTtcactgaattgctgtgattggccaatcagaagcagagcttcctggaggcatttttttttttttttaaggcagctaGGCTTGTTTTCGGGCCTTTACGGTAGACTTTCCTCCAAAACCTTGCAAATCGCGGTAATATTTAGCAACCTgtgatatatattgtttttttccctcGCGATGTCCCAGGCTAcagaacatcgctaatgtgaaggaatccattggaaagcttgggcttcacatacatgcaatttgtagtgcCGTCACGTCGTCagaaaattgtacttttttttttttttctccacccgTGTGAAATATGTGGACCTTTTTCATATGTGGAcacttgtacacatttctttcattatgcctgaggaagaatacTGAAggggtttgaaagcttgctaaaAGATCATGTATGATAGTCATGAAAAGGTCTCCTCTCTGCAAGATTACTTGTGATTGTTCTCATAAGACAAGCCATTTTGTGTATATAATTTACACAGTCATTGTCAGTACCTCAcccgggggggaggggaagggggtgagtTACTGAGGGTGAGTTACTGACCATGACTGTGTAAACTATGTAGAAGTTGTCGGGATGAagttttctctgtgtgattgtaacgctgatataactgattacaatatcagagcaaaagcatcatctTTTTTGTGGAAAACCAAcgccttgtagggaggctctagtaccctgctgtaccgcctctagcttggatacaagatgtgatacatgtgggcatggaggctctagtacccttttgtaccgcctctagcttggatacaagatgtgatacgggggggcatggaggctctactaccctgttgtaccgcctctagcttggatacaagatgtgatactgggggaatggaggctctagtatcctgttgtactgcctctagcttggatacaagatgtgatacggggggcatggaggctctagtaccctgttgtaccgcctctagcttggatacaagatgtgatacagggggaatggaggctctagtatcctgttgtactgcttctagcttggatacaagatgtgatactgggggcagggaggctctagtaccctgttgtaccacctctagcttggatacaagatatcatacaggtggcatggaggttctagtaccctgttgtaccacctctagcttggatacaagatgtgatgcagggaggctctagtaccctgttgtaccacccctagcttggatacaagatatcatacaggaggcatggaggctctagtaccctgttctaccgcatctagcttggatacaagatgtgatacatgtgggcatggaggctctagtaatctgttgtaccgcatctagctttgatacaaaatgtgatacatggaggctctactaccctgttgtacagcctcgaGCTGGCATTCAAGTTGCTTTGTGTCTTTAGCAAATTTGAtcggtttcccatcaattccctcctccagatcatttataacaatgttgaccaacactgggcccaggacagagccttgtggtccccacttgatgcattcttccacttggttgtgcagccatttatgaccactctgagtacgatcactcagccagttgtgaatccacctagcagttgccttgtcaatcccagatttggtaatttttttttttcaagatgcTTTGTCACATGCTTTTTTGAAGTGGAGATATACTAGATGTACTTGCCCATATGTAGAacttgcaaagtcctacatctttgcaagaaaaaggaaaaaaaacacagaatgggaggaattgggctaagcagcagcacgtgtgtatttgggtatactaatagatcatagactgaacatgagtcaacaatgtgatgcagcagccaaaaaggcaaacacaattctgggatgtattaagagaagcatagagtctagatcatgtgaggtcattatccccctctactcgtcCTTGGAccaacctcatctggaatactgggtccagtttggggcaccccaatttaaaaaaacacatcaacaaactggagcaagttcagagaacagttgccaagatggtgagcggtctgcaaatcatgtcttaagaggaacgggtaaaggatctgggaatgtttagcttgcaaaaaagaaggctgagaggaatcttaatagctgtctacaaatatctgaagggctgtcacagtgcagagggatcagccctattctcatctgcacaaggaaaaactagaagcaatgggatgaaactgaaagggaggagacacagattagatattagacagtcagggggatcaatgagtggaacaggttaccacaggaggtggggagttctccttcaatggaagtcttcagggcTGGACACATATCTGTCTAGGATGTtttagtgatcctgcagtgagcaggggattggacccaatgaccctggaggtcccttccaactctgctatTCTGTGTTCACCGCATTTCCCttatcaacccagttggtgattctgtcatagaaggaaattagattagtctggcatgacttgtttgttacacacCCATGATggctctgaacaaattattaaaccgcATGTAGGCAAGTATTTGGATGAAAATTGAATAATTAACCAAAGATCTTCcctagtatagaagtcaggctcacaggcctgtagtttcctgggtccacattCTTCCTTTCTTTGaatatagggacaacatttgcctttcctcaatcttctgggacttctcctgttctccaggaattttcaaagattacgctgagtggttcagcaattacctccgctgcttccttctgCTTCCTAAGATATTCTATTGgctataaatctggtgaccgggcagctacaaaagtgtgacagtgttgtggaggATGGGGGGGtaggaggtgtgggggggggggggggggagtattgtAGAGCGCTGGAGACGTTAGACCGACCAGGGGGTGGCTTGAGCTTTCGTTCTGCAtgcatgcaggagcctgggaaagctggttacaaatctGCCTCTGTTCTAATGACACCACGTTTGCAATTTCACTAGAGTAGTGctccccaaccttttttgcaccaaGGACTgacttcaagcaagaccatttttcctTGGCCCATCAGGGTGGGGTGGGTCAGGGGTGtggctttggtcatatggggcggggttagggagggggttggagtttagtgcatacttatcatTATGACATTTATAATGTGAAAGTGACTCAACTCACCATAGGTTCAGAATCAGTGGGAGCATCGGGCTTGTTTCTCTAGATCAGTGGGAGCAATGGGCTAGTTTTTCTGCAAAAAGATGTTCCCAAAATcccagattttgactgctttttagatgtggAAATTTCCGTAGCGGACATTCAgcagcagcatttctgccatgtgtaaacataccccaggggtaagtgacatcccccagcggtaaCAGGGACATCCCGCAGCAGcctccagtggtaacagtgaccttccacagtggcttcagtagtaaagctattactactggggctgatagaggggacactattgctaataGTGTTTCctttatcagccccagtagtaatagcaaccccctctcgcgacccatatacttacctcctcctcctcatggaagccCTTTTGCTCCTCTGCCCAGCACgccgctagcagcgctgatccagGTGCACactatgacgtcagtgtgctgccagacgccttctccccctgctctcgtggaactAAGTAATAGGAGTCATTAGTGGAGgaagatcctggctgcacactgacgtcagtgtggcCAGGATCAGCGCTACTagtagcgctgcttagtgaatatcggcaggggagccacggcccctgctgcTATTCACTACAAACGTGCTGAGCCGCCGGCTCCAGGTAAACCCCCGACTCTCCATGACCAACATCTGCAACAAATCGACAACATGTGACCAGACTCTAAGGTGGAAATCACATGTTCAGTTTTGTGGTGCTTTTTTTTGAGCCAGAGCACAAATTCAACTCAAAAGGAACAGCTTCTAcctcttcctgctggatccacttctagcttgggctaaaaaaaactgcaccccAACCTGCGTCCATCTTAATAACCTCATGAGATTGTTCTATGTTTCCTACTTTGTGGTTGGAATTGCAAAATTAATTTTTATGATTATTTCAAACAGAAAAGCACTTGGAGGGAAACTTCACGTTATCAGCAAATTATAAAGGAGAAGATGAAGATATCCTGCAGCTCTCTTCAAGAGAAAACCTCTTTACCCTTGATGTACCGCCAGGACTTCTCAGTACAGAACTGTCCTATAATCCCCCTAATCAGGAGGAACCTTTTCCTGACTGCTCACGGACTCTTGCCCCAAATACAGTTCTGGAAGGGGGCGAAAGGTTTCAATGTTTTAAACAATACAGAAATAGCTCAGGTTTTGCATATAGAAGGATTCACCCAATGGAAAGGCCATACTCCTGCTCTGAATGCGGCAAATGTTTTTCAAATAAATCAAGTCTTCTTATACAtgtgagaattcacacaggagagaagccatattcatgttcactctgtgggaaatgctttacagatAAGTCAAGTCTTGTTATACACGAGAGAATTCACAAAGGagaaaaaccattttcatgttcactgtgtgggaaatgttttacagatagGTCTAGTCTTGTtagacataagagaattcacacaggggagaagccgtattcatgttcagattgtgggaaacggtttacaaataaatcacatcttgttaaacatgagagaattcatacaggagagaagccgtattcatgttcccGGTGTAGAAGGTGCTTTACAGATAAGTCACATCTTGTGaaacatgagagaagtcacacaggggagaaaccattttcatgttcactatGTGGGAAGTACTTTACAGATAAATCAAGTCTCGTTAGACATGAGAAAAGTCACACGGGAGAGAAGCAATATCCATGTTCactatgtggaaaatgttttgcacaAAAATCAAATCTCGTtac
This region of Eleutherodactylus coqui strain aEleCoq1 chromosome 5, aEleCoq1.hap1, whole genome shotgun sequence genomic DNA includes:
- the LOC136627280 gene encoding oocyte zinc finger protein XlCOF22-like isoform X1 — its product is MDKERNEITEILLNFTLEIIYLLTGEDYTVVKKTSGDSVTPIIYLQESGGWSRTSGPITEPPPYPQTNKEKILELTKKMTELLTGEVPIRCQDVTVYFSMEEWEYIGGHRNLYKDIVMEDHQQSASADGAGRRNPPERRPCLYPQDCPEEDPDVPENQQSLRPPLCCTELLHMMNQGEDLTDIKAEVEGKRMTSDQLHVSEVEESPIDVTAEKHLEGNFTLSANYKGEDEDILQLSSRENLFTLDVPPGLLSTELSYNPPNQEEPFPDCSRTLAPNTVLEGGERFQCFKQYRNSSGFAYRRIHPMERPYSCSECGKCFSNKSSLLIHVRIHTGEKPYSCSLCGKCFTDKSSLVIHERIHKGEKPFSCSLCGKCFTDRSSLVRHKRIHTGEKPYSCSDCGKRFTNKSHLVKHERIHTGEKPYSCSRCRRCFTDKSHLVKHERSHTGEKPFSCSLCGKYFTDKSSLVRHEKSHTGEKQYPCSLCGKCFAQKSNLVTHERSHTGEKPYSCSECGKCFINKSNLVTHERSHTGEKPYSCSECGKCFTDKSNLVTHKRIHTGEKPYSCLECGKCFITKARLRGHQRIHTGEKPFSCSECGKCFTNKSNLVKHERSHTGEKPFPCIECGKCFITKARLGDHQRSHTGELFC
- the LOC136627280 gene encoding oocyte zinc finger protein XlCOF22-like isoform X2; this translates as MDKERNEITEILLNFTLEIIYLLTGEDYTVVKKTSGDSVTPIIYLQESGGWSRTSGPITEPPPYPQTNKEKILELTKKMTELLTGEVPIRCQDVTVYFSMEEWEYIGGHRNLYKDIVMEDHQQSASADGAGRRNPPERRPCLYPQDCPEEDPDVPENQQGEDLTDIKAEVEGKRMTSDQLHVSEVEESPIDVTAEKHLEGNFTLSANYKGEDEDILQLSSRENLFTLDVPPGLLSTELSYNPPNQEEPFPDCSRTLAPNTVLEGGERFQCFKQYRNSSGFAYRRIHPMERPYSCSECGKCFSNKSSLLIHVRIHTGEKPYSCSLCGKCFTDKSSLVIHERIHKGEKPFSCSLCGKCFTDRSSLVRHKRIHTGEKPYSCSDCGKRFTNKSHLVKHERIHTGEKPYSCSRCRRCFTDKSHLVKHERSHTGEKPFSCSLCGKYFTDKSSLVRHEKSHTGEKQYPCSLCGKCFAQKSNLVTHERSHTGEKPYSCSECGKCFINKSNLVTHERSHTGEKPYSCSECGKCFTDKSNLVTHKRIHTGEKPYSCLECGKCFITKARLRGHQRIHTGEKPFSCSECGKCFTNKSNLVKHERSHTGEKPFPCIECGKCFITKARLGDHQRSHTGELFC
- the LOC136627280 gene encoding oocyte zinc finger protein XlCOF22-like isoform X3 encodes the protein MDGAGRRNPPERRPCLYPQDCPEEDPDVPENQQSLRPPLCCTELLHMMNQGEDLTDIKAEVEGKRMTSDQLHVSEVEESPIDVTAEKHLEGNFTLSANYKGEDEDILQLSSRENLFTLDVPPGLLSTELSYNPPNQEEPFPDCSRTLAPNTVLEGGERFQCFKQYRNSSGFAYRRIHPMERPYSCSECGKCFSNKSSLLIHVRIHTGEKPYSCSLCGKCFTDKSSLVIHERIHKGEKPFSCSLCGKCFTDRSSLVRHKRIHTGEKPYSCSDCGKRFTNKSHLVKHERIHTGEKPYSCSRCRRCFTDKSHLVKHERSHTGEKPFSCSLCGKYFTDKSSLVRHEKSHTGEKQYPCSLCGKCFAQKSNLVTHERSHTGEKPYSCSECGKCFINKSNLVTHERSHTGEKPYSCSECGKCFTDKSNLVTHKRIHTGEKPYSCLECGKCFITKARLRGHQRIHTGEKPFSCSECGKCFTNKSNLVKHERSHTGEKPFPCIECGKCFITKARLGDHQRSHTGELFC